In the genome of Olsenella profusa DSM 13989, one region contains:
- a CDS encoding YraN family protein, whose translation MADGRGGPRTVFGRGGVEPSEWEDDSFEDYAFDDGFDEDSRHGGMHAWTMALELGTRGADGDPRKMTTRQLGTLGEDLAELYLKQRGYHVLERNMRNRGGEADIVARQGRCVVMVEVKARLADSEGDDVMPEIAVDKRKQERYRKIALEYLVENPDESLVRFDVIAIKVRAARDATVRHLSGAFVCDL comes from the coding sequence ATGGCAGATGGGAGAGGGGGGCCGCGCACGGTCTTCGGGCGTGGCGGCGTCGAACCGTCCGAGTGGGAGGATGACTCCTTCGAGGACTATGCGTTTGATGACGGATTCGATGAGGATTCGCGGCATGGGGGCATGCATGCCTGGACCATGGCGCTCGAGCTCGGCACGAGGGGGGCCGATGGCGATCCACGAAAGATGACCACAAGGCAGCTGGGCACGCTCGGCGAGGACCTGGCGGAGCTGTACCTCAAGCAACGTGGCTACCATGTGCTCGAACGCAACATGCGCAATCGCGGAGGCGAGGCGGACATCGTCGCCCGGCAGGGGCGCTGCGTCGTGATGGTGGAGGTAAAGGCGCGCCTGGCTGACTCAGAGGGCGATGACGTCATGCCCGAGATCGCGGTCGACAAGCGCAAGCAGGAGCGCTATCGCAAGATCGCCCTGGAGTATCTCGTCGAGAACCCGGACGAGAGCCTCGTGCGCTTTGACGTCATCGCCATCAAGGTCAGGGCGGCAAGGGACGCCACCGTGCGCCATCTCAGCGGCGCCTTCGTGTGTGACCTCTGA
- a CDS encoding ribonuclease HII encodes MGASHAATAKEVAGLLAGAPLEELDDLIERYGHDPRRQVRHAVEVACRRRGREQAQRERVEGMYALMGEMGGDGLVLGVDEVGRGALAGPLTVCAVALPPDPRVWGINDSKRLAPARRAGLANRIRQVARAIGICHVEPASIDAVGMPQALRMAMSGAIEDAGVDPDCVLIDGNPVHVHPRERTLVRGDARIACISAASIVAKVTRDALMVEYDGEYPAYHLAACKGYGSAEHIQAIRDHGLTPIHRVSFCGNFLETHSLF; translated from the coding sequence ATGGGCGCGTCGCATGCCGCAACGGCCAAGGAGGTCGCCGGCCTGCTTGCTGGCGCCCCCCTCGAGGAGCTTGATGACCTCATCGAGCGCTATGGGCATGATCCCCGTCGTCAGGTGCGGCATGCCGTCGAGGTCGCCTGCCGCCGCCGCGGGCGCGAGCAGGCGCAGCGCGAGCGCGTGGAGGGGATGTACGCCCTCATGGGCGAGATGGGCGGCGATGGCCTCGTGCTCGGTGTGGACGAGGTGGGACGCGGTGCCCTTGCGGGGCCGTTGACGGTGTGTGCGGTAGCCCTTCCCCCTGACCCCAGGGTATGGGGCATCAACGACTCCAAGCGGCTGGCGCCCGCCCGTCGCGCCGGGCTGGCCAACAGGATTCGCCAGGTGGCCCGTGCCATCGGCATCTGTCACGTCGAGCCTGCCTCCATCGATGCCGTGGGCATGCCCCAGGCGCTGCGGATGGCGATGTCCGGCGCCATCGAGGATGCCGGTGTCGATCCCGACTGCGTGCTCATCGATGGAAATCCCGTGCATGTGCACCCCCGCGAGAGGACGCTCGTGAGGGGGGATGCACGTATTGCCTGCATCTCGGCCGCGTCCATCGTGGCCAAGGTCACGCGTGACGCCCTCATGGTGGAGTACGACGGGGAGTATCCGGCCTATCACCTTGCCGCCTGCAAGGGCTATGGCTCTGCGGAGCACATCCAGGCCATCCGTGACCATGGGCTCACGCCCATCCATCGCGTCTCGTTCTGTGGGAACTTCTTGGAGACACACTCCCTCTTCTGA
- the rplS gene encoding 50S ribosomal protein L19: MDYIRAIERQQIREDIPPVRVGDNVKVHYRIKEGDREREQVFQGDVISMSGDSSRETLTVRKISFGVGVERTFPLHSPKIAQLEVVRHGDVHRAKLYYLRDRVGKAARIRERR, translated from the coding sequence ATGGACTACATCCGCGCCATCGAGCGCCAGCAGATCCGCGAGGACATCCCGCCGGTTCGTGTCGGTGACAACGTCAAGGTGCATTACCGCATCAAGGAAGGCGACCGCGAGCGCGAGCAGGTCTTCCAGGGCGACGTCATCAGCATGAGCGGCGACTCCTCCCGCGAGACCCTCACCGTCCGCAAGATCTCCTTCGGCGTCGGCGTCGAGCGCACCTTCCCCCTCCACAGCCCCAAGATCGCCCAGCTCGAGGTCGTGCGCCATGGGGACGTCCATCGTGCCAAGCTCTACTACCTGCGTGACCGCGTCGGCAAGGCGGCGCGCATCCGCGAGAGGCGCTAG
- a CDS encoding deoxyguanosinetriphosphate triphosphohydrolase, with translation MDVIDRETLERREHELLSPRACHSDESSGRVREETPDPLRTCFQCDRDRILHSKSFRRLANKTQVFLAPEGDHYRTRLTHTLEVAQIACAIALPLGLNVDLTEAIALGHDLGHTPFGHCGERALQRAMARRLHCGPDDPRLFHHNEQSARIVCLLEKDGRGLNLTREVIDGIVNHNQGTAAHTLEGQVVARADRMAYVTHDMDDAKRAGILSEESLPVDLRNILGSSSSERIETMVHDAVGASAQRSEIAMSDVVWDAMMRMRGFLFQNLYSRGEAKREEPKAAHLVEELFAHFVCHPYEMPAEYRSHEEDSVDVQAADYVSSMTDRYAIRLYEQLNVPKAWSLSDQRPGG, from the coding sequence ATGGACGTCATCGACCGAGAGACCCTGGAGCGACGCGAGCACGAGCTGCTCAGCCCCCGGGCCTGCCATTCCGACGAGAGCTCCGGCCGCGTGCGGGAGGAGACGCCGGATCCCCTGCGCACCTGTTTCCAGTGCGACCGCGACAGGATCCTGCACAGCAAGAGCTTCAGGCGCCTTGCCAACAAGACGCAGGTCTTCCTGGCGCCAGAGGGGGATCACTATCGCACGCGCCTGACGCATACCCTCGAGGTCGCCCAGATCGCCTGCGCCATCGCGCTCCCCCTGGGGCTCAACGTCGACCTCACGGAGGCCATAGCGCTTGGTCATGACCTGGGGCACACGCCCTTCGGGCACTGCGGCGAGCGGGCGCTCCAGCGCGCCATGGCACGCAGGCTGCACTGCGGCCCTGATGATCCACGGCTCTTCCATCACAATGAGCAGAGCGCCCGCATCGTCTGCTTGCTGGAGAAGGATGGTCGCGGCCTCAATCTCACCCGAGAGGTCATAGATGGCATCGTCAACCACAACCAAGGAACGGCGGCCCACACGCTCGAGGGCCAGGTGGTCGCCCGGGCGGATCGCATGGCCTATGTGACCCACGACATGGATGACGCCAAGCGTGCCGGCATCCTGAGCGAGGAGTCGCTTCCCGTGGATCTGCGCAACATCCTGGGGTCAAGCTCGTCCGAGCGCATAGAGACCATGGTGCACGACGCGGTCGGCGCGAGTGCCCAGCGCAGCGAGATCGCCATGTCCGATGTGGTGTGGGATGCCATGATGAGGATGAGGGGCTTCCTGTTCCAGAACCTGTACTCCCGTGGTGAGGCCAAGCGGGAGGAGCCCAAGGCGGCGCATCTTGTGGAGGAGCTGTTTGCGCACTTCGTATGCCATCCATACGAAATGCCGGCCGAGTATCGCTCTCACGAGGAGGACTCCGTGGACGTCCAGGCGGCAGACTACGTGAGCAGCATGACCGACCGCTACGCCATCCGGCTCTACGAGCAGCTCAACGTGCCCAAGGCCTGGAGCCTGTCCGACCAGCGCCCTGGCGGCTGA
- the ppdK gene encoding pyruvate, phosphate dikinase gives MAEKHVYRFGVDENGNNVTEVAGKTVNEAKWITGGKGANLAEMANIGLPVPPGFSITCQTCVAYSSAGNVWPEGVLDEIDEYRRDLERRMGKKIGDADDPLLVSVRSGAPFSMPGMMDTVLNLGLNDESVLGLIKKTNNERFGWDSYRRFIQMFSNVVMGVDGQLFEDAINEKKAERGVRLDTDLTAEDLKGLTETFKGIFAKNVDSQAHPEVAPGGQASFPQDPLLQLRLAEQAVFGSWNTERAVLYRKQNKIDDSLGTAVNVQVMVFGNMGDTSATGVAFTRNPADGTNERYGDFLVNAQGEDVVAGIRNTEPISDLPKVKGLEQAGRDLYHVFEILEDHYADMMDLEFTIQEGKLWMLQTRVGKRTALSALKVAMQMVEEGRISKEQAILRVAPDQLDQLLHPQFDPKATYDVVAKGMNASPGAAVGAVVFSSDAAVHYQHIEKPCILVRWETTPDDLKGMVAAEGILTSHGGKTSHAAVIARGMGAPCVCGAEALKIDADKKEVTISGTGVTLHEGDIISINGTTGDIIVGEVPLTRPELTGDLETMLEWADDVRHDASRGRIFGVRTNADNPEDAQLSVDFGAEGIGLDRTEHMFLGERKQIIQSFILADTDGQKQQALGQLLKAQTGDFEGMFKAMDGRAVIVRLLDPPLHEFLDDPRELAVEIAHAEGRGENETQIAAMRERLARLDSFQEANPMLGLRGCRLGIVYPELNDMQVRAIAGAAAKLRKLGLDPKPEIMVPLISTVEELKLVREQIEKVVGSIEEAEGVELSIPIGCMIELPRAAVTADEIGRYADFFSFGTNDLTQTTFGFSRDDVESAFIPQYLAKKILKANPFETLDPGVAKLVETGVKGGHAANDTIVCGVCGETGGDPDSIQMYYDIGLDYVSCSPYRVPIARLAGAQAKIRSNGGPRKLA, from the coding sequence ATGGCTGAGAAGCACGTATACCGTTTCGGCGTTGACGAAAACGGTAACAACGTGACCGAGGTCGCCGGCAAGACTGTCAATGAGGCCAAGTGGATCACGGGTGGCAAGGGTGCCAACCTTGCCGAGATGGCCAACATCGGCCTTCCCGTGCCTCCGGGATTCTCCATCACCTGCCAGACCTGCGTTGCCTACTCCAGCGCGGGCAACGTGTGGCCCGAGGGCGTGCTCGACGAGATCGACGAGTACCGTCGCGACCTCGAGCGGCGCATGGGCAAGAAGATCGGCGACGCGGACGACCCGCTGCTCGTCTCCGTGCGCTCCGGTGCGCCGTTCTCGATGCCTGGCATGATGGACACGGTCCTCAACCTGGGCCTCAACGATGAGTCCGTCCTGGGCCTCATCAAGAAGACCAACAACGAGCGCTTCGGGTGGGACTCCTACCGTCGCTTCATCCAGATGTTCTCCAACGTCGTCATGGGTGTCGACGGCCAGCTCTTCGAGGATGCCATCAACGAGAAGAAGGCAGAGAGGGGCGTCAGGCTCGACACCGACCTCACGGCCGAGGACCTCAAGGGCCTCACGGAGACCTTCAAGGGCATCTTCGCCAAGAACGTCGACTCCCAGGCCCACCCCGAGGTCGCGCCGGGTGGCCAGGCCTCGTTCCCCCAGGATCCCCTGCTGCAGCTGCGCCTCGCCGAGCAGGCCGTCTTCGGCTCCTGGAACACCGAGCGCGCCGTCCTGTACCGCAAGCAGAACAAGATCGACGACTCCCTCGGCACCGCCGTCAACGTGCAGGTGATGGTCTTCGGCAACATGGGTGACACCTCCGCCACCGGCGTCGCCTTCACACGCAACCCCGCAGACGGCACCAACGAGCGCTATGGCGACTTCTTGGTCAACGCCCAGGGCGAGGACGTCGTGGCGGGCATCCGCAATACCGAGCCCATCTCCGACCTCCCCAAGGTCAAGGGCCTCGAGCAGGCGGGCAGGGACCTCTATCACGTGTTCGAGATCCTCGAGGACCACTACGCGGACATGATGGATCTCGAGTTCACCATCCAGGAGGGCAAGCTCTGGATGCTGCAGACCCGCGTGGGCAAGCGCACCGCGCTCTCCGCGCTCAAGGTGGCCATGCAGATGGTCGAGGAGGGTCGCATCTCCAAGGAGCAGGCCATCCTGCGCGTCGCCCCCGATCAGCTTGATCAGCTGCTGCACCCCCAGTTCGACCCCAAGGCCACCTATGACGTCGTGGCCAAGGGCATGAATGCCAGCCCCGGTGCCGCCGTGGGTGCCGTGGTGTTCTCCTCCGACGCGGCCGTTCACTACCAGCACATCGAGAAGCCCTGCATCCTCGTGCGCTGGGAGACCACGCCCGACGATCTCAAGGGCATGGTCGCCGCCGAGGGCATCCTCACCTCCCACGGTGGCAAGACGTCCCATGCGGCCGTCATCGCCCGTGGCATGGGTGCCCCCTGCGTGTGCGGTGCCGAGGCGCTCAAGATCGACGCCGACAAGAAGGAGGTCACCATCTCCGGCACGGGCGTCACCCTGCACGAGGGTGACATCATCTCCATCAATGGCACCACGGGCGACATCATCGTGGGCGAGGTGCCCCTGACGCGTCCCGAGCTCACCGGTGACCTCGAGACCATGCTCGAATGGGCCGATGACGTCCGTCACGATGCCTCCCGCGGCCGCATCTTCGGCGTGCGCACCAATGCCGACAATCCCGAGGATGCCCAGCTCTCCGTGGACTTCGGCGCCGAGGGTATCGGCCTGGACCGCACGGAGCACATGTTTTTGGGCGAGCGCAAGCAGATCATCCAGTCCTTCATCCTCGCGGACACCGACGGCCAGAAGCAGCAGGCCCTGGGTCAGCTCCTCAAGGCGCAGACCGGCGACTTCGAGGGCATGTTCAAGGCCATGGACGGCAGGGCCGTCATCGTCCGCCTCCTCGACCCGCCCCTGCATGAGTTTCTCGATGACCCGCGCGAGCTCGCCGTCGAGATCGCCCATGCTGAGGGTCGTGGCGAGAATGAGACCCAGATTGCGGCCATGCGCGAGCGTCTCGCCCGCCTGGACTCCTTCCAGGAGGCCAACCCCATGCTCGGCCTGCGCGGCTGCCGCCTGGGCATCGTCTATCCCGAGCTCAACGACATGCAGGTTCGCGCCATCGCCGGTGCTGCCGCCAAGCTCAGGAAGCTGGGCCTCGACCCCAAGCCCGAGATCATGGTGCCGCTCATCTCCACCGTCGAGGAGCTCAAGCTCGTCCGCGAGCAGATCGAGAAGGTCGTCGGGTCCATCGAGGAGGCCGAGGGCGTCGAGCTCTCCATTCCCATCGGCTGCATGATCGAGCTTCCGCGCGCTGCCGTGACTGCCGACGAGATCGGCAGGTATGCCGACTTCTTCTCCTTTGGCACCAATGACCTCACGCAGACCACCTTTGGCTTCTCACGCGACGATGTCGAGTCTGCGTTCATCCCGCAGTACCTTGCCAAGAAGATCCTCAAGGCCAACCCGTTCGAGACGCTGGATCCCGGCGTCGCAAAGCTGGTCGAGACGGGCGTCAAGGGTGGCCATGCCGCCAACGACACCATCGTCTGCGGCGTGTGCGGCGAGACCGGCGGTGACCCCGACTCCATCCAGATGTACTATGACATCGGCCTTGACTACGTGTCCTGCTCGCCCTACCGCGTGCCCATCGCACGACTTGCGGGCGCCCAGGCCAAGATTCGCTCCAACGGCGGGCCCCGGAAGCTCGCCTAG
- a CDS encoding kinase/pyrophosphorylase, translated as MPEDTLETTRSNENATPVVLVISDARGKTAASVVEAAADQFDDGCIQILRLGNVKTVDMVAKFLDDNIVPGVPVAVFHTIVNRNLRRDIRRELDGRGVPSIDLLGPAITIISTLTDTEPKYQAGRRSNNEAPTVQ; from the coding sequence ATGCCTGAGGACACGCTCGAGACTACACGCTCCAACGAGAACGCCACGCCTGTCGTGCTGGTCATCTCCGATGCGCGTGGCAAGACCGCCGCGAGTGTCGTGGAGGCCGCCGCCGACCAGTTTGACGATGGCTGCATCCAGATTCTTCGGCTGGGCAACGTGAAGACCGTGGACATGGTTGCCAAGTTCCTTGATGACAACATCGTTCCCGGTGTTCCGGTTGCCGTCTTTCACACGATCGTGAACCGCAACCTCCGCAGGGACATACGCCGCGAGCTTGATGGCAGGGGCGTTCCCAGCATCGACCTCTTGGGACCTGCCATCACGATCATCTCGACGCTTACGGACACCGAACCCAAGTACCAGGCGGGCCGTCGCTCCAACAACGAGGCTCCCACCGTCCAGTAG
- the glyS gene encoding glycine--tRNA ligase subunit beta: MAETTKDLLLEIGCEEMPSAPLMHAQRQLGELVDGALTDAGLAHGAVSTLSTPRRLTVMVAAVATATEEISETNRGPATRIAFAEDGTPTKAAQGFARKMGVDPIDLIRRVDDDGREYVFAEHRVASRPAAPLLSALCEDAIASLEWPNYRSQRWGNEHQGFVRPIRWICCLLGTDVVPVRYAGVESSNTTRGHRVMGPGEHVVPDAAHYVDVLHDAYVMGERERGEVIRAGVAEVEAARGGAHVDMPRRIFDEVVNLTEWPHVLVGTFDEGFLDVPPEIICDSMLSNQRYFPLYDANGMLTREFVVVSNADPAVDSTVIDGNERVVRARLDDAKFFFEEDLKHPLEDFVERLSTVTFQERLGTVLQKTHRMERIAPAVMEGAGHAEDAPLAARAAHLSKADLVSQAVVEFTNQQGVMGGYYARAQGEPDEVARAIREHYRPRFAGDELPSGRVGKAVAIADKLDTVCGIFAIDEAPTGSSDPFAVRRAAIGCVALLRELPTVSLARLVSTSLDAYLEQGLSFDKAEAAGRVRDFFKGRLRIIARDEGISPDIIDAVSAVDVIDPAEFLARGRALQDAHDGAREVFEDLATAYTRAAHLADASLGTAVDVRRLGSAERALLDACERGDRNVKNALSTGAYGEACAALAELRGPIDRFFDDVLVMDEDTGLRENRLRLLNRFAAVFADVADIGFLSRTKG, translated from the coding sequence ATGGCAGAGACGACCAAGGACCTCCTGCTGGAGATCGGCTGCGAGGAGATGCCCTCCGCCCCGCTCATGCATGCGCAGCGGCAGCTCGGTGAGCTGGTTGACGGGGCCCTTACGGATGCGGGCCTCGCACACGGTGCGGTGAGCACCCTCTCCACGCCCCGCCGCCTGACCGTGATGGTGGCGGCTGTCGCCACGGCCACGGAGGAGATCAGCGAGACCAACCGTGGCCCGGCGACACGGATCGCCTTTGCCGAGGACGGCACGCCCACGAAGGCCGCCCAGGGCTTTGCCCGCAAGATGGGCGTCGATCCCATCGACCTCATCAGGCGCGTTGACGATGACGGGCGTGAGTACGTGTTTGCGGAGCATCGCGTGGCCTCGAGGCCCGCGGCACCCCTGCTCTCCGCGCTCTGCGAGGATGCCATCGCCTCCCTCGAGTGGCCCAACTACCGCAGTCAGCGTTGGGGGAACGAGCATCAGGGCTTCGTGCGCCCCATTCGGTGGATCTGCTGCCTTCTGGGCACGGACGTCGTGCCCGTGCGCTATGCAGGAGTCGAGAGCTCCAACACCACCCGCGGCCATCGCGTGATGGGGCCGGGCGAGCATGTCGTGCCCGACGCGGCCCACTATGTGGACGTGCTGCACGACGCATACGTCATGGGCGAGCGTGAGCGTGGCGAGGTCATCCGAGCCGGCGTCGCCGAGGTCGAAGCGGCACGTGGTGGCGCCCATGTGGACATGCCCAGGCGCATCTTTGACGAGGTCGTCAACCTCACCGAGTGGCCCCATGTGCTTGTGGGCACCTTCGACGAGGGTTTCCTTGATGTGCCGCCGGAGATCATCTGTGACTCCATGCTCTCCAACCAACGCTACTTTCCCCTCTATGATGCGAACGGTATGCTCACCCGTGAGTTCGTCGTCGTGTCCAACGCCGACCCCGCCGTGGATTCCACCGTCATCGATGGCAACGAGCGCGTCGTGCGCGCCCGCCTCGACGACGCCAAGTTCTTCTTCGAGGAGGATCTCAAGCATCCGCTCGAGGACTTCGTCGAACGCCTCTCCACGGTGACGTTCCAGGAGAGGCTGGGCACCGTCCTGCAGAAGACCCATCGCATGGAGCGCATCGCGCCCGCCGTCATGGAGGGTGCCGGCCATGCGGAGGATGCCCCCCTCGCCGCCCGTGCCGCACACCTGTCCAAGGCCGACCTCGTCAGCCAGGCCGTCGTGGAGTTCACAAACCAGCAGGGGGTCATGGGCGGCTACTACGCGCGGGCGCAGGGCGAGCCGGACGAGGTCGCGCGCGCCATTCGCGAGCACTATCGACCCCGCTTCGCCGGTGACGAGCTGCCTTCCGGCCGCGTGGGCAAGGCGGTCGCCATTGCCGACAAGCTCGACACCGTCTGTGGCATCTTTGCCATCGACGAGGCACCAACCGGTTCCTCCGACCCCTTTGCCGTGCGTCGTGCCGCCATCGGGTGCGTCGCCCTGCTGAGGGAGCTTCCCACGGTCTCGCTCGCAAGGCTCGTCTCCACGTCGCTCGATGCCTATCTCGAGCAGGGCCTCTCGTTCGACAAGGCCGAGGCCGCGGGCAGGGTGCGCGACTTCTTCAAGGGCCGCCTGCGCATCATCGCGCGCGACGAGGGCATCTCCCCCGACATCATCGATGCCGTCTCGGCCGTGGACGTCATCGACCCCGCCGAGTTCCTTGCCCGTGGGCGTGCGCTGCAGGACGCGCATGACGGTGCCCGCGAGGTCTTCGAGGACCTCGCGACCGCCTATACCCGCGCCGCCCATCTGGCGGATGCCTCCCTGGGCACCGCCGTCGATGTCCGCAGGCTCGGTTCAGCGGAGCGCGCTCTGCTCGATGCGTGCGAACGGGGTGACCGGAATGTGAAGAATGCGTTGAGCACGGGTGCCTATGGGGAGGCCTGTGCAGCACTTGCGGAACTAAGAGGGCCCATCGACCGATTCTTTGATGACGTACTTGTCATGGACGAGGACACTGGGCTACGGGAGAACCGACTGCGCCTGCTCAATCGCTTTGCCGCCGTCTTCGCCGATGTGGCAGACATCGGCTTCCTCTCCCGCACGAAGGGGTAG
- a CDS encoding glycine--tRNA ligase subunit alpha, whose protein sequence is MSVQPLTFQDMILALEHYWAAQGCTVMQPYDSEVGAGTFHTATLLRSLGPDAWRTCYAQPCRRPTDGRYGENPNRMQHYYQYQVILKPSPVDSQDLYLGSLRAIGLDPAEHDVRFVEDDWESPTLGAWGLGWEVWMDGMEVTQFTYFQQVGGIEVDPVPVEVTYGLERIAMYAQGVDSVYDIVWSHLPDGMPMTYGDVFLENEREFSTYNFEVANVALMREKFDEYEAECHACLDRRLPLPAYDCVMKCSHAFNLLDSRGAISATERANYILRVRAVAKACCEAYLAEVASKTPASASTREVA, encoded by the coding sequence ATGAGCGTACAGCCACTTACCTTTCAGGATATGATCTTGGCCCTTGAGCACTATTGGGCCGCGCAGGGTTGCACCGTCATGCAGCCCTACGACAGCGAGGTGGGCGCGGGCACCTTCCATACGGCCACGCTCCTGCGCTCGCTGGGACCCGATGCCTGGCGCACCTGCTACGCGCAGCCCTGCCGCCGCCCCACCGACGGTCGCTACGGCGAGAACCCCAACCGCATGCAGCACTACTATCAGTACCAGGTGATCCTCAAGCCGTCCCCGGTCGACTCCCAGGACCTCTACCTGGGATCGCTTCGTGCCATCGGCCTCGATCCCGCCGAGCACGACGTCCGCTTCGTGGAGGACGACTGGGAGAGTCCCACGCTGGGTGCCTGGGGTCTCGGCTGGGAGGTGTGGATGGACGGCATGGAGGTCACCCAGTTCACCTACTTCCAGCAGGTGGGCGGTATCGAGGTCGACCCCGTGCCCGTGGAGGTCACCTACGGCCTCGAGCGCATCGCCATGTACGCCCAGGGCGTCGACTCCGTCTACGACATCGTGTGGAGCCACCTGCCCGATGGCATGCCCATGACGTACGGTGACGTCTTCCTCGAGAACGAGCGCGAGTTCTCGACCTACAACTTCGAGGTGGCCAACGTCGCGCTCATGCGAGAGAAGTTCGACGAGTACGAGGCCGAGTGCCACGCCTGCCTCGACCGCAGGCTGCCCCTTCCGGCCTACGACTGCGTCATGAAGTGCAGTCACGCCTTCAACCTGCTCGATTCGCGCGGCGCCATCTCGGCAACCGAGCGTGCCAACTACATCCTGCGCGTGCGCGCCGTGGCCAAGGCATGCTGCGAGGCCTACCTCGCGGAGGTGGCGTCGAAGACGCCTGCGTCCGCCTCCACGAGGGAGGTGGCCTAG
- the lepB gene encoding signal peptidase I has translation MRHDRQHETETPADGGALWWLVTVGGTVLVMWLLFTFVLGVFYVPSGSMLDTIQLGDRVVGEKVSYRFGAPRQGDVVTFLDPAGSGETLIKRVIAMSGQTVDLRGGTVYVDDQACDESYTEGRASMPLEEHASNLSGPISYPYVVPDGCIWVMGDNRTNSLDSRYFGAVPIASVTSRAILIYWPFDDLRTL, from the coding sequence ATGAGGCATGACAGGCAGCATGAGACGGAGACGCCTGCGGACGGCGGGGCACTCTGGTGGCTGGTGACGGTGGGCGGCACCGTGCTCGTCATGTGGCTGCTCTTCACCTTCGTCCTTGGCGTCTTCTATGTTCCCTCGGGATCCATGCTCGACACCATCCAACTGGGGGACCGTGTGGTGGGGGAGAAGGTCTCCTATCGCTTCGGTGCGCCTCGTCAGGGTGACGTCGTCACGTTTCTTGACCCTGCGGGCTCGGGGGAGACGCTCATCAAGCGCGTCATCGCCATGTCGGGCCAGACGGTCGACCTCAGGGGCGGCACGGTGTATGTGGACGATCAGGCATGCGACGAGAGCTATACCGAAGGCAGGGCCTCCATGCCGCTGGAGGAGCATGCCAGCAATCTCTCTGGTCCCATCTCCTATCCCTACGTGGTGCCTGATGGCTGCATCTGGGTCATGGGGGACAACCGCACCAACTCGCTCGACTCACGCTACTTTGGTGCCGTCCCCATCGCGAGCGTGACATCGCGCGCCATACTCATCTATTGGCCCTTTGACGACCTCCGCACCCTCTAG
- the trmD gene encoding tRNA (guanosine(37)-N1)-methyltransferase TrmD → MMLEALSVVPQVFDSYVNESILGRARRRHIFDFEAYDLRDWTHDRHNTVDDAPFGGGQGMLMKCEPVFEAVEDLSSRGPSHPHVVFLSPCGRAFDERRAERLACEERILLVCGRYEGMDERAYALADETLSLGDFVLTGGELAALVVIDAVVRLLPGTLGDEMSSKDESFSEGLLEYAQYTRPATFRGMSVPDVLLSGDHGAVDAWRRRSALERTARWRPDLLEGASLTDEERAFVASVGTAP, encoded by the coding sequence GTGATGCTTGAGGCGCTGTCGGTGGTTCCCCAGGTCTTTGACTCCTATGTCAACGAGTCCATACTGGGGCGTGCCCGCAGACGGCATATCTTCGACTTCGAGGCCTATGACCTCAGGGATTGGACGCACGACCGTCACAATACGGTGGACGATGCCCCCTTTGGCGGTGGCCAGGGCATGCTCATGAAGTGCGAGCCGGTCTTCGAGGCTGTCGAGGATCTCTCGAGCAGGGGCCCATCCCATCCCCATGTAGTGTTCCTTTCCCCCTGTGGGCGCGCCTTTGACGAGCGTCGTGCCGAGCGACTCGCATGTGAGGAGCGCATCCTCCTTGTGTGCGGACGCTATGAGGGCATGGACGAGCGAGCCTATGCGTTGGCGGACGAGACGCTCTCCCTAGGGGACTTTGTCCTGACGGGTGGGGAGCTTGCCGCGCTCGTGGTGATCGATGCCGTCGTGCGCCTCCTGCCGGGGACGCTCGGTGACGAGATGAGTTCCAAGGACGAGTCCTTCTCGGAGGGGCTCCTCGAGTATGCTCAGTACACGCGCCCCGCCACGTTCAGGGGCATGTCCGTTCCCGACGTCCTGCTCTCTGGCGACCACGGCGCGGTGGATGCGTGGCGGCGCAGGAGTGCCCTCGAACGTACGGCCCGCTGGCGCCCCGATCTTTTGGAAGGGGCATCCCTCACGGATGAGGAGCGGGCGTTTGTGGCATCGGTGGGGACGGCACCCTAG